From the genome of Oikeobacillus pervagus, one region includes:
- a CDS encoding C40 family peptidase — protein sequence MKKSLFMLSTAAFVSVGFAATAEASQTHTVQQGETLFKIAQKYQTTVAKLKELNSLSSDAIYVNQVLKVTADSHSSTESNTTVSSTPKQNVTPKVSSGQMYTVQPGDYLHKIATKHGITVQQLKDWNNLTSNVIYSGQKLNVGNHIPKPTTPTTPAPSPSKPSQTKPETTAPQSGQTYTVQPGDYLHKIANQYGITVQQLKDWNNLTSNMIYSGQKLKVGGSVSNTPAPKPTTPTPSQPSTSTYIVQNGDTLSKIASSYKTTVQTIKQVNNLNSNIIYVGQKLKLTGNGSTVDEESGNASTNSTTSLISEAKKHTGTPYLWGGVTPSGFDCSGYIYYVFNKAGKKIPRTNTEGYYSRSYYINTPQVGDLVFFENTYKKGISHMGIYVGNNQFIHAADNGVEISSLSNSYYKKHFEGFKRFY from the coding sequence ATGAAAAAATCACTTTTTATGCTTTCAACAGCAGCATTTGTTTCAGTAGGATTTGCCGCAACAGCTGAAGCTTCTCAAACCCATACAGTGCAGCAAGGCGAAACTCTATTTAAAATTGCTCAAAAGTATCAAACAACGGTCGCAAAACTGAAAGAACTAAATTCCCTTTCGTCAGATGCAATCTATGTGAATCAAGTGTTAAAAGTAACAGCCGATTCTCATTCTTCCACTGAATCAAATACGACGGTTTCATCAACTCCAAAACAAAACGTTACACCGAAAGTTTCATCAGGACAAATGTATACAGTGCAACCAGGCGATTATTTACACAAAATTGCAACTAAGCATGGAATTACAGTTCAACAACTTAAGGACTGGAACAACTTAACAAGCAATGTGATCTACTCAGGACAAAAGTTAAATGTGGGCAACCATATTCCAAAGCCAACGACGCCGACTACGCCAGCACCAAGCCCATCAAAACCATCACAAACGAAGCCAGAGACCACCGCACCACAATCAGGACAAACGTATACAGTACAACCAGGTGATTACCTGCATAAAATTGCCAACCAATATGGAATCACGGTGCAACAACTAAAAGATTGGAATAACTTAACAAGTAATATGATTTATAGTGGTCAAAAATTAAAGGTGGGAGGAAGTGTTTCTAATACACCAGCACCTAAGCCAACAACCCCAACACCGTCCCAACCATCAACAAGTACATATATTGTTCAAAACGGCGATACTTTAAGTAAAATTGCTTCAAGCTACAAAACAACCGTTCAAACAATTAAACAGGTGAATAATTTAAATTCCAATATCATATATGTTGGTCAAAAGTTAAAGCTTACTGGAAATGGTAGCACAGTAGATGAGGAGTCTGGCAATGCATCGACTAATTCTACTACATCTTTAATTAGTGAAGCCAAGAAACATACCGGAACACCTTATTTATGGGGGGGAGTGACTCCTTCAGGCTTTGATTGTAGTGGGTATATTTACTATGTCTTTAATAAGGCGGGTAAAAAAATACCAAGAACCAATACAGAAGGATATTACAGTCGTTCCTATTATATTAATACTCCACAAGTAGGAGACCTCGTCTTCTTTGAAAATACATATAAAAAAGGAATTTCACATATGGGAATTTACGTAGGGAATAACCAATTTATTCATGCAGCCGATAACGGAGTAGAAATAAGCAGCCTTTCCAATTCCTATTACAAAAAACATTTCGAAGGATTTAAGCGATTTTACTAG
- a CDS encoding TcaA NTF2-like domain-containing protein, which yields MSVFIIAISIHFYLANQYSSETMVKKFSDAVRSKDLKTAKMILGEHQKGDLTEEDVKGMISYIQDEWSSIDGLLMSAAKSHSEEPIIDSRGNKILQIVPGEKKFGLYHQYYLQPLRIEVQMKTNLDHVKVTDGKQMFNQLKEANTYETIGEYFPGTLKKVTASFKGEYANLTAETEIDFKEAKKNELKQKIKLNGAFIPISSNRDEALLFVNGRNSRASIKEINQLGPIATDGSVTIHAELRTANGMIKSNEVEVVGEEAIVLNFNEEDLLALQDRESSSIHEEEGSGDGEYYSGLASLVSEFMYASVDAYNYRDFSLVEGYMNPSGPIYKKTQEYIDYLDKKGIYEELLNVNFIQSEDTRNGVNITTQEEYKISYGNGSMKFKKFETKQHFRWIDGKLLAHELIYTKELYSKNM from the coding sequence GTGTCGGTATTCATCATCGCCATTAGTATTCATTTTTATCTTGCTAATCAATACAGTAGTGAAACAATGGTGAAGAAATTCTCAGATGCAGTGAGATCTAAGGATTTAAAGACAGCGAAAATGATCCTTGGGGAACATCAGAAAGGTGATTTGACAGAAGAAGATGTAAAAGGAATGATATCTTACATTCAAGATGAATGGTCAAGCATTGATGGCCTGCTAATGTCAGCAGCCAAAAGTCATTCAGAGGAACCTATCATAGATTCTAGGGGAAACAAAATCCTTCAAATCGTTCCGGGAGAGAAAAAATTCGGTTTATATCATCAATATTATCTTCAGCCACTGCGAATTGAAGTGCAAATGAAGACGAACTTAGATCATGTAAAAGTGACGGATGGAAAGCAAATGTTCAACCAATTAAAGGAAGCTAATACATATGAAACAATAGGCGAATATTTCCCGGGAACGTTAAAAAAAGTGACAGCATCATTTAAAGGGGAATATGCCAATTTAACCGCTGAAACAGAGATCGATTTTAAAGAAGCGAAAAAGAATGAATTAAAACAAAAAATTAAATTGAACGGTGCGTTTATTCCTATTTCCTCTAATCGTGATGAGGCTCTTTTATTTGTTAATGGGAGAAATTCTAGAGCATCGATCAAGGAAATTAATCAACTAGGCCCCATTGCGACAGATGGATCTGTGACCATTCACGCTGAATTAAGAACGGCAAATGGCATGATTAAAAGTAACGAGGTAGAAGTGGTTGGAGAAGAAGCAATTGTATTGAATTTTAACGAAGAAGACCTTTTGGCTCTTCAAGACCGAGAATCTTCATCTATTCATGAAGAAGAGGGATCAGGGGATGGAGAATATTATAGCGGGCTGGCTAGTCTAGTGAGTGAATTTATGTACGCCTCTGTGGATGCCTATAATTACCGCGATTTCTCCCTTGTCGAAGGTTATATGAACCCTTCAGGACCAATTTACAAAAAAACACAAGAGTACATCGATTACCTAGATAAAAAAGGGATATATGAAGAATTACTAAATGTAAACTTCATCCAAAGTGAAGATACAAGAAACGGAGTTAATATTACAACTCAAGAAGAATACAAGATATCCTACGGGAATGGTTCAATGAAATTTAAAAAATTCGAAACGAAACAACATTTCCGTTGGATCGACGGAAAACTACTAGCACATGAGTTAATTTATACGAAAGAACTTTATTCGAAAAATATGTAG
- a CDS encoding penicillin-binding transpeptidase domain-containing protein — translation MKRSHFIIGSLLLLFNILFLSACEKTPTPEERLKEYIKLWNKQDFQTLYQDYVTSKAKKEFKKKGFVDRYHTIYQDLNVHDLQVKAEIKEEKDWKKSEKVELPIQVKMKTVAGEIQFRKKAVLKLEERDGKTNWYLDWNTTYIFPDLENGDKIRLKTVEGKRGEIFDQLGNSLAINSKGYEIGVIPEKFGEDPGRLALLSQQLGISTEFIKSQMNQAWVQPQYFVPLKTIPFENQTKLNQLLAIEGVQANSKEIREYPYHESAAHLVGYVGKVSGEELKKLKKKGYTEKDFVGKRGLEQLLEEQLHEEDGSQIMIEKVEGDTVVIAKKQPKDGKSVKLTINAELQKLIYDHMKGKPGSVAAVDPKTGNTMALVSSPAFDPNEFVHGIGESRYNQLEKDPNKPMLNRFAATYAPGSTMKTITASVGFQTGKLDPDKKRNIKGLKWNQVTRVSDIGKPVDLHDAMRYSDNIYFAQLANEIGGEDMVKGLKKFGFSEKFPYSYPIRASQVSNSGKLDKESLLLDSGYGQGEVLMSMLHLASIYGGVINDGTMMKPLLFAEDKPEVWKKDLITQKQADILKKDLRAVVEKGTAKIGNVPQLKLAGKTGTAELKLAQGSKGKENGLFAGYDQNNPNFVLAILFEGVQGQGGSNGAVELAKNVYLQWKSTPQI, via the coding sequence GTGAAACGATCTCATTTCATAATAGGTTCTTTATTGCTCCTATTCAATATCCTATTTCTTTCTGCTTGTGAAAAAACACCCACACCGGAAGAACGGTTGAAAGAGTACATAAAGCTTTGGAATAAACAAGACTTTCAAACTCTTTATCAAGATTATGTAACATCAAAAGCAAAGAAAGAATTTAAAAAGAAAGGCTTTGTAGACCGCTATCATACGATATATCAAGATTTAAATGTGCATGACCTACAGGTAAAAGCAGAGATCAAAGAGGAGAAGGATTGGAAAAAGTCCGAAAAAGTCGAATTGCCTATTCAAGTCAAAATGAAAACCGTCGCTGGAGAAATCCAATTCCGTAAAAAAGCAGTATTAAAATTAGAAGAACGTGACGGAAAAACAAATTGGTATTTAGATTGGAATACGACCTATATTTTCCCGGATTTAGAAAATGGGGATAAAATTCGCTTGAAAACAGTAGAAGGAAAACGTGGTGAAATTTTTGATCAACTTGGAAATTCCTTGGCGATTAATAGTAAAGGCTATGAAATCGGGGTGATTCCGGAAAAATTTGGTGAAGACCCTGGAAGATTGGCGCTACTATCGCAACAATTAGGCATTTCAACAGAGTTTATTAAAAGTCAAATGAACCAAGCATGGGTTCAACCCCAATATTTTGTTCCACTTAAGACGATTCCTTTTGAAAATCAAACGAAACTAAATCAACTTCTAGCCATCGAAGGGGTTCAAGCAAATAGTAAAGAAATTCGCGAATACCCTTATCACGAATCAGCGGCACATTTAGTTGGATATGTTGGCAAGGTTAGTGGGGAAGAACTGAAAAAATTGAAAAAGAAAGGCTACACAGAAAAAGACTTTGTCGGAAAAAGAGGGTTAGAACAATTACTTGAAGAGCAACTGCATGAAGAGGATGGCAGCCAGATCATGATTGAGAAAGTAGAAGGCGATACAGTCGTTATTGCAAAGAAACAACCAAAAGATGGAAAATCAGTAAAACTGACGATTAACGCCGAATTACAAAAGCTCATTTATGATCATATGAAAGGAAAGCCGGGTTCTGTAGCAGCAGTTGATCCAAAAACAGGGAACACAATGGCGCTTGTTAGCTCTCCAGCTTTTGACCCGAATGAATTTGTTCATGGCATAGGCGAAAGCCGTTATAATCAGCTTGAAAAAGATCCTAATAAGCCAATGCTTAATCGCTTTGCGGCGACCTATGCACCTGGGTCAACGATGAAAACGATCACAGCATCTGTTGGATTTCAAACAGGAAAGCTCGATCCAGATAAAAAACGAAACATAAAAGGGCTGAAGTGGAATCAAGTAACTCGTGTATCAGATATTGGAAAACCAGTAGATTTGCATGATGCAATGAGATATTCCGATAATATTTATTTTGCACAGCTAGCGAATGAAATCGGTGGGGAAGACATGGTGAAGGGATTAAAGAAATTTGGTTTTTCAGAAAAATTCCCATATTCATACCCAATTCGCGCTTCACAAGTTTCCAATAGTGGCAAATTAGATAAGGAATCCTTATTGCTTGATTCAGGATACGGGCAAGGGGAGGTCCTAATGAGCATGTTGCATCTAGCTTCGATTTACGGCGGAGTTATCAATGACGGGACCATGATGAAGCCATTGCTCTTTGCAGAAGATAAGCCAGAAGTATGGAAAAAAGATTTAATTACACAAAAACAAGCCGATATTTTAAAAAAGGATCTTCGTGCCGTCGTTGAAAAAGGAACAGCCAAGATTGGCAATGTACCTCAACTAAAACTAGCTGGAAAAACAGGAACAGCCGAACTAAAATTAGCACAAGGATCTAAAGGAAAGGAAAACGGTCTATTCGCAGGGTATGATCAAAATAATCCAAACTTTGTCTTAGCCATCCTTTTTGAAGGTGTTCAAGGCCAAGGAGGAAGCAATGGTGCCGTAGAATTAGCGAAAAACGTCTACCTTCAATGGAAGTCAACACCACAAATTTAA
- a CDS encoding glycerate kinase family protein has translation MKVMIAPDSFKGSLSANQVGEAIKRGILKGMRNAHIEIIPMADGGEGTVDVLLQQHHEAESHRITVHNPIMSPIEATYITFTASDEQVAWIECAESSGLTLINEHERNPMNTNTYGLGEQIKAAIERGIPHIMVSLGGSATNDGGLGMLQALGWQLFDIDGKLLPPTGNPLLKVENICDQYVPASVKNTRFTVVCDVQNPFYGPNGAAYIFARQKGAKDDQIAILDQGLHRLCEIFLHQYGINVQKVDGSGAAGGLGGALLAALDGTIVSGIDTIIQLNKVEEKVKQADLIITGEGSIDHQTLMGKVPFGIAKLAKKYDKPVVGLGGRVDMNLESLNDYFDGIFSIQTECLPIEEAIQPTIASTQLEVTAEQIFRLFNRLI, from the coding sequence ATGAAAGTCATGATTGCTCCAGATTCATTTAAAGGTTCATTATCTGCAAACCAAGTAGGAGAAGCAATTAAACGGGGAATTTTAAAAGGGATGAGGAATGCTCACATTGAAATCATTCCGATGGCAGATGGTGGAGAAGGAACTGTAGATGTTTTACTGCAGCAACATCATGAGGCAGAGTCTCATCGAATCACGGTTCATAACCCCATTATGAGTCCGATTGAAGCAACTTATATCACATTCACAGCAAGTGATGAGCAAGTAGCATGGATTGAATGTGCCGAAAGCAGTGGACTTACCCTCATCAACGAACATGAGCGGAATCCAATGAACACGAATACATATGGACTTGGTGAACAAATCAAAGCAGCGATTGAACGTGGGATTCCACATATCATGGTTTCACTTGGTGGAAGTGCTACGAATGACGGGGGACTTGGGATGCTACAGGCGCTTGGATGGCAACTTTTTGACATCGATGGAAAGTTATTACCTCCTACAGGAAACCCCTTATTAAAAGTGGAGAATATTTGTGATCAATATGTACCAGCTTCTGTTAAGAATACTAGGTTTACAGTTGTTTGTGATGTTCAAAATCCCTTTTATGGTCCAAATGGAGCGGCCTATATTTTCGCTCGTCAAAAGGGGGCAAAAGATGATCAAATTGCGATACTTGATCAGGGATTACATCGTCTTTGTGAAATTTTTCTTCATCAATATGGAATAAATGTTCAAAAAGTGGATGGGAGCGGTGCGGCTGGAGGGTTAGGGGGAGCGCTATTAGCTGCTTTAGATGGGACAATTGTTTCAGGAATTGATACGATCATTCAGCTCAACAAGGTAGAGGAAAAGGTCAAACAAGCGGATCTCATCATAACAGGGGAAGGTAGCATAGACCATCAAACCTTAATGGGAAAAGTCCCATTTGGAATCGCTAAGCTTGCGAAAAAATATGATAAACCTGTCGTGGGCCTTGGGGGGAGGGTCGATATGAACCTCGAATCACTGAATGACTATTTCGATGGGATTTTTTCTATTCAAACAGAATGCCTGCCAATCGAAGAGGCTATACAACCTACTATTGCAAGTACTCAGTTAGAAGTCACAGCAGAGCAGATCTTTCGATTATTCAATCGCTTGATCTAA
- a CDS encoding Bax inhibitor-1/YccA family protein, which produces MYSEASYDYMPSVLKTFAISLSFSLLGMVAGVFVPPSLIIPLVVVEFIMLLSVMFFRRRKAISYTFLYVFTFISGITIYPAIAYYLSSMGANLVLGALGTTVVIFTGLGVYATKTKRDFSFLGGFLMAALLALIVLGIFNFFSPLTSTAMLVYSFIGVLVFSGFVLYDFNMMKKYGVTAEEVPLMALNLYLDFINIFLDLLRFFNILSDD; this is translated from the coding sequence ATGTATAGTGAAGCTTCTTATGATTATATGCCGTCAGTCTTGAAAACATTTGCGATTTCTTTATCCTTTTCGTTATTAGGTATGGTTGCTGGTGTATTTGTTCCTCCTAGTTTGATTATCCCGCTTGTCGTTGTTGAGTTCATCATGTTATTGTCTGTTATGTTTTTTAGACGGAGAAAAGCAATCTCTTATACATTCTTGTATGTGTTTACCTTTATTTCTGGGATTACGATTTACCCGGCAATTGCCTACTATCTTTCCTCAATGGGAGCGAATTTAGTACTTGGGGCACTTGGAACAACTGTCGTCATTTTTACTGGGTTAGGTGTTTATGCGACGAAAACGAAAAGGGATTTTTCCTTCCTTGGGGGATTTTTAATGGCCGCGCTTTTGGCTTTAATTGTTTTAGGTATTTTTAATTTCTTCTCCCCTCTTACTTCAACAGCTATGCTTGTTTATTCTTTCATTGGGGTTCTTGTGTTCAGTGGATTTGTTCTATATGATTTCAATATGATGAAGAAATACGGAGTGACAGCAGAGGAAGTACCCTTAATGGCTCTTAATCTTTATTTGGATTTTATTAATATATTTTTGGATCTACTTAGATTTTTCAATATTTTATCAGATGATTAG
- a CDS encoding helix-turn-helix domain-containing protein yields the protein MSLHENLRKYRCEVLKEGQAEMALRLNVSQPTISKYESGDSNITVDMLKNIKVAYHIPDDLLIDWLLDEQTSHYDAGLLREKVSQLEDQEINQLLEDYPELKKNLLYFTYLSEQDRDKKVAGINEIFKVLKSWK from the coding sequence ATGAGCTTACATGAAAACTTGAGAAAGTATCGGTGTGAGGTTTTAAAAGAAGGGCAAGCTGAAATGGCCTTACGCTTAAATGTTAGCCAACCAACGATTTCAAAATATGAATCAGGCGATAGCAATATAACGGTTGATATGCTTAAAAATATTAAGGTCGCCTATCACATCCCTGATGACTTACTGATTGATTGGCTTTTGGATGAACAAACGAGTCATTATGATGCAGGTTTATTAAGAGAAAAGGTGAGCCAACTTGAGGATCAGGAAATCAATCAACTATTAGAGGATTATCCAGAATTAAAGAAAAACTTGCTATATTTTACATATCTATCAGAGCAAGATCGTGATAAAAAAGTCGCGGGAATTAATGAGATCTTTAAAGTGTTAAAAAGTTGGAAATAA
- a CDS encoding M20 peptidase aminoacylase family protein has translation MFTPSPDLEERLGLIFKHLHENPEISWKETETTEYIANLLKKEKISFRKFDDCTGLVAEIGSGKPVVAIRADIDALWQEVDGKFQANHSCGHDAHMTIVIGTLLTIKEQVREGTVRFIFQPAEEKGNGALAMITRGVIQDVHYLFGVHLRPIEEVPFGKAAPSIRHGAVLFLKGEITGNDAHGARPHQGVNAIDVMTALNQQLKTIYLSPFDPYSIKMTKMQAGGESFNIIPGSGEFALDVRAHSNSLLQNLQKKVVRVIHGVASTFDVNIDYEWTGFTPGAEVALEAEGILQEAILDVLGQEGLAPPVVTPGSDDFHFYTIKEPQVKAAMLGLGADLTPGLHHPNMIFDHRAIPIGVKILSTAILKGLQSK, from the coding sequence ATGTTCACACCATCTCCTGATTTGGAGGAAAGGTTAGGTCTCATTTTTAAGCATTTGCATGAAAACCCGGAAATTAGTTGGAAGGAAACGGAGACAACAGAGTATATTGCGAATTTATTAAAGAAGGAAAAGATTTCTTTTCGGAAGTTTGACGATTGTACTGGTTTGGTCGCTGAAATTGGCTCTGGTAAGCCGGTGGTTGCTATTAGGGCTGATATTGATGCTCTTTGGCAGGAAGTAGATGGAAAATTTCAAGCGAATCATTCATGTGGTCATGATGCCCATATGACGATTGTCATCGGCACATTGTTAACGATTAAAGAACAGGTTCGAGAAGGGACGGTTCGATTCATTTTTCAACCTGCTGAGGAGAAAGGGAATGGCGCTCTTGCGATGATTACAAGAGGAGTCATTCAAGATGTTCATTATTTATTTGGTGTACATTTGCGTCCAATTGAGGAAGTTCCTTTTGGAAAAGCGGCTCCTTCTATTCGACATGGCGCGGTTTTATTTTTAAAAGGGGAAATCACCGGTAATGATGCTCACGGGGCAAGACCACATCAAGGGGTCAACGCGATTGATGTGATGACTGCTTTAAATCAACAGTTAAAAACGATTTATTTATCTCCTTTTGACCCTTATTCTATTAAAATGACGAAGATGCAAGCAGGTGGAGAAAGCTTCAATATTATTCCTGGATCTGGGGAGTTTGCCTTAGATGTCCGTGCTCACAGCAATAGTTTGTTACAAAATCTACAAAAAAAGGTCGTTCGGGTTATTCATGGTGTTGCTTCTACTTTTGACGTGAACATTGATTATGAATGGACCGGTTTTACACCGGGAGCAGAGGTAGCACTCGAAGCAGAGGGAATTTTGCAAGAGGCCATTTTGGATGTATTAGGACAAGAAGGATTGGCCCCACCTGTCGTGACTCCTGGAAGTGATGACTTCCACTTTTATACGATTAAGGAACCGCAAGTAAAAGCGGCGATGTTAGGGCTTGGAGCCGACTTGACACCTGGGCTTCATCATCCGAACATGATATTTGACCATAGAGCTATTCCTATCGGGGTGAAAATTTTATCCACGGCCATTTTAAAAGGATTACAATCTAAATAA
- a CDS encoding 3D domain-containing protein, protein MKKWITMFFATILVLSTLTFGASFTSAASQTYTVKRGDTLYKISRNYKTTVDQLKKWNNLKSNLIKVGEQLIVSETNTPNTAATPVVNNTNPSKKVITVKSTAYTANCKGCTGITATGFNLKKNPKAKVIAVDPKVIPLGTKVHVEGYGEAIAADKGGSIKGNKIDVYVQTKQEARNWGVRTVKVTILK, encoded by the coding sequence ATGAAAAAATGGATTACAATGTTTTTCGCAACAATATTAGTTTTAAGCACGTTAACTTTCGGAGCATCATTTACATCGGCTGCATCGCAAACATACACTGTGAAACGCGGAGATACATTATACAAAATTTCTCGTAACTATAAAACAACTGTCGACCAACTCAAAAAATGGAATAATTTAAAATCCAACTTAATCAAAGTTGGCGAACAATTAATTGTTTCTGAAACAAATACACCAAATACTGCCGCTACACCTGTCGTTAACAATACAAATCCATCTAAAAAAGTCATCACTGTTAAATCTACGGCCTATACTGCAAACTGTAAAGGATGTACTGGTATCACAGCAACAGGCTTCAACCTAAAGAAAAACCCAAAAGCAAAAGTCATCGCAGTAGATCCTAAAGTCATTCCATTAGGAACAAAAGTACATGTAGAGGGATACGGTGAAGCCATCGCAGCAGATAAAGGCGGAAGTATCAAAGGAAATAAAATTGATGTATACGTCCAAACGAAACAAGAAGCAAGAAATTGGGGCGTACGTACAGTGAAAGTTACAATACTTAAATAA
- the tagU gene encoding polyisoprenyl-teichoic acid--peptidoglycan teichoic acid transferase TagU, whose protein sequence is MGLSRSEKQMPKKKKRLRKVILFLLLFLIVGGGVYAYSIYHSLNKAINTMHDPMDKHISKKRGSKVNLKKVEPFSVLLLGVDEREGDSGRSDTMILLTVNPHKESLQMLSIPRDTRTEIIGKGTEDKINHAYAYGGVKMSMATVEHFLDIPIDYYVKINMEGFKDIVDAVGGIRVNNELAFSYEGKNFPKGSITLDGEEALSFTRMRYEDPRGDFGRQIRQRQIIQGVIDKGASMSTLWNYDDIFQALGKNIRTNLTFDEMMTIQSKYKKAAKKIVQNEVKGEGKRIGKPWYYIVDDTEKDRLHDLLVDHLNLK, encoded by the coding sequence ATGGGATTGTCCCGTTCGGAAAAACAAATGCCAAAAAAGAAAAAGCGGTTGAGAAAAGTTATTTTATTCCTCCTTCTCTTCCTTATAGTAGGTGGTGGGGTGTATGCCTACTCCATCTATCATTCTTTAAACAAAGCGATTAATACGATGCATGATCCAATGGATAAACATATTTCGAAAAAACGTGGTAGTAAAGTGAATTTGAAGAAAGTCGAACCTTTCTCGGTCTTATTGCTCGGTGTAGATGAACGTGAAGGGGATAGTGGAAGATCGGACACGATGATTTTACTCACGGTGAATCCTCACAAGGAATCCCTTCAAATGTTGAGCATTCCTCGTGATACACGTACTGAAATCATTGGAAAAGGAACGGAAGATAAAATCAATCATGCTTATGCATATGGTGGAGTCAAAATGTCGATGGCCACTGTCGAACATTTCTTGGATATTCCAATTGATTATTATGTAAAAATTAATATGGAAGGTTTCAAAGATATTGTGGATGCGGTTGGCGGAATTCGTGTGAACAATGAATTAGCCTTTTCCTATGAGGGGAAAAACTTTCCGAAAGGTTCGATCACTCTAGATGGTGAAGAAGCTCTATCCTTTACTCGAATGAGATATGAAGATCCACGCGGTGATTTCGGACGTCAAATTCGCCAACGTCAAATCATTCAAGGGGTCATTGATAAAGGGGCTAGTATGTCAACCTTATGGAATTATGATGATATTTTTCAAGCTTTAGGGAAAAATATCCGAACAAACTTAACATTTGATGAAATGATGACGATCCAATCAAAATACAAAAAAGCCGCCAAAAAAATTGTTCAAAATGAAGTAAAGGGTGAAGGAAAACGTATCGGAAAACCTTGGTACTATATTGTGGATGATACGGAAAAAGATCGATTACATGACTTACTTGTCGATCATTTAAATTTAAAATAA